The proteins below come from a single Papaver somniferum cultivar HN1 chromosome 11, ASM357369v1, whole genome shotgun sequence genomic window:
- the LOC113324634 gene encoding probable inactive receptor kinase At2g26730 translates to MHQGVGCNSKLTSVKKVILDNLLLPGTFDAVSLCAAKSLTVLSLTNNTITGEIPQETGNCTQLTHLYLSGNKLSGSFPVSLSHLNNLKRLDISDNFFSGALPDFTIISAGLVSFLVQNNSLTGKIPQFDFENIISFNVSFNYFTGPVPDLKGRFSVDSLLGNPGLCGYPLPNKCPPSK, encoded by the coding sequence ATGCACCAAGGTGTGGGTTGTAATTCCAAATTAACTTCCGTGAAGAAAGTCATTCTAGATAACCTGTTACTTCCAGGAACTTTTGATGCAGTTTCTCTCTGTGCCGCTAAGTCACTTACAGTTCTGAGCCTCACCAACAATACTATCACTGGAGAAATACCACAAGAGACGGGAAACTGTACACAGTTGACTCACCTTTATTTGAGTGGCAACAAGCTCTCTGGCAGTTTTCCTGTTTCTCTGTCTCACTTAAACAATCTAAAAAGGTTGGATATCTCTGATAATTTTTTCTCCGGTGCATTACCAGATTTCACGATTATATCCGCCGGGCTGGTATCATTTCTTGTTCAGAACAATTCACTTACTGGAAAGATACCACAGTTTGATTTTGAGAATATCATTTCTTTTAATGTTTCATTCAACTATTTTACTGGACCAGTTCCAGACCTTAAAGGTCGTTTTTCGGTAGACAGCTTGTTAGGAAATCCAGGTTTGTGCGGATATCCGTTACCAAACAAATGCCCACCATCGAAATAG